In Sulfurimonas sp., the genomic window ACAATACATCAAGCTGGTGAAGATATTTTAAATGGTAAATCAGTTTCACCTAATAATGGTGTACAAATTTCAGTAGGTAATATTGAATTTTTAGATCAATCGATGTATGATGAAGCTAAAGAATATGCTAATTATGTACAAGCTATCTGTAAAAAAGATGACGAGCATGAACTTATAGTTGAAATGGTAGTTGATCTAAATTCAATTTATCCAGAAGATTATGATATTGAAGATGAGAACAAATCAGGTTATGCTGATGCTGTTATTGTTGAAAATGGTAATTTACATATTGTAGATCTTAAAACTGGTGCAGGTTTAGTATCTGCTGAAGAGAATTCACAACTTAAGATTTATGCTTATGGTGCTTATGAAGAGTTATCTGTATTTCATGATATTGATAATATCATTTTACATATTGTACAAGACAATGAAAGAACTGGCGGTAACAGAACTAATAGTTGGGAAGTTACACCTGATGAGATTATTGATTGGATCGAAAAAGAAGTTAAACCTTTAGCAGCAGAAGCTCTTGGTGATAATGCTAGATGTATACCTGGTGAGACACAATGTAAATGGTGTCCAGCTGCAAGTTTCTGTGAAGCTGCAAACAAACATGCTGAAGAACTTATGGATGATTTATTTGAAGATATTGAAGAAGATGATGTAAAAGCTTCAGCTCAAATCTTACCTATTGATAAGGTAACTTCTTTTTTAAGTAACTTTAAATTTATTGAAAATTTAGCTAAAAGTTATGAAGGTCGTATCTATGATGAATTAGCTGAAGGTAATGATGTTGATGGTTATAAGTTAGTTAAGAAACAAACTAGAAAAAAATGGTCTGATGAAATAGCTGCTTATGAGAAATTAAAAGACTGGTGTAAGATCGATGATGTTGCTCCAAGAAAATTAGTAACACCAAACCAAGCTGAAAAGATACTGGGTAAAGTGAGTACTCAAAAAGCTAATAAGTTTAATGAGTTATGGATTAAACCTGAAGGTGAGCTTATTGTAGCTCCAACAAGTGATAAGCGTCCAGCAGAAAAAGCTGTTGCTGACAATTTTGAAGATTTAGACGACGAACTATAAGTTCTCGTCTTTTGTCCCTGATACAGTTCATACTAAAAACATATAAAGATATAATGATAAGGATCTAAAATGTATAAAAAAATAATGATAAAAAATGCAAGATTAAGTTTTCCAAGTTTATTTCAAAAGAGTGAATTTGAAGCAGGTAAACAAGGTAAGTATGAGGCAACTCTATTGTTTCCAAAAAGTGATAAGAAAACTTATAAACTTATTTCAGATGCAATTGAAGAGTGTAAAACTGAAGCTAAGTTAAAAAGAGTTAAAGATGATATGCTTTGTATTAAAGATGGTGATGAAATCTTTGAAGATAAAGAATATGATGGATATGAAGGTATGTGGGCAGTTAAAGCTGCTAACAGTAAAAGACCGACTGTAATCGATAGAGATAAAACTCCTTTAACAGAAGAAGATGATCGAGTGTATGCTGGTTGTTTTGTTAATGCTATTATTTCTCCTTGGGCACAAGACAACACATACGGTAAAAGAATTAATGCAAATCTTTTAGGTATTCAATTTGTTAAAGACGGTGAGCCATTTGGTGATGCTGTTGTAGCTTCTGATGATGACTTCGATGATATTGAAGATGACACTGAAGAAGATGAAGATCTTTAATTGATTAGATAAGTAGCTTCACGGCTACTTATCGTATGAGTTAAAATGATAGAAGGATATAAATATGTTTATAAAAAGAAAACCATTAGTTGTATGTGATATTGAGGTAGCTCCTAACGCTTACCTTGTTGGATTTAAAAGTATTGAAAAAGGTAAGGTTATTCAAATTGAAGCTTATGGTGAAAATGTAGGTCTTGATAAAGAGTCCCGTAAGAAGCTTAGATCGATACTTTCAAAATATACAATCATCACCTTTAATGGTGAAAGATATGACGTACCCGTTATGTTAAAAAGCTTACAAGGTATTACATGTAAGCAGATATTTAAAATGAGTGAGGAGATGATTAAAGAGGGTTATCCAGCTTGGCAAAGTATTCGTAATTTTGCTATTGAAGGAATACCTGGTATGACTCATATTGATCTTTCACAACCTGCACCAGGTGTTATGGTTAGTTTAAAATTATATGGTGCACGACTTCATTCTAAGAAACTTCAAGATCTACCTTATGAGTATGATATGCCGTTAAATAAACAGCAATATGAAGTATGGAAAAAATACAATATAAACGACTTAGATACAACTATAGATCTTTATAATGAAATTGCTAAAGCTATTGAGCTAAGATACAATATGAGTGATAATTATAAATTAGATCTTATGTCAAAAGGTGATGCTCAAATTGCAGAAGCTGTTGTTATATATGAACTGGGTAAGAAGAATATAAGAGTTAAAAAAGTATCACTACCTTCAAGCTATAAAGTTATATATAAAGCTCCTGATTTTGTTAAATTTATGTCAGATCAACTTAATGAGATACTTGAAAGAATACAAGAAGAACCATTTGAGCTTGATGGTAAAGGTTCACCTAAAATTCCAGATTGGCTTAAAAAAGAAACTATTCAGTTAGGTGAGACAACTTACAACATCGGTCTTGGTGGTTTACACTCACAAGAAAAAAAGCTGGTTGTACTTTCAGATGACACACATGTTATGAGAAACGCCGATGTTGCTAGTTATTATCCGTCAATGATTATCGAATACGACTATACACCTAAACATTTAGGTAAACACTTCTTAGAAGTATATAAAGGCTTCTATTGGTCTAGAAATCATCCTGTAACTGGTTCAAAGGTTCGAGGTGATAAAGTGTCAAGTGATTCGACTAAACTTACTTTAAATGGTGTCTTCGGTAAATTAGGATCTAAATGGTCAAAACTGTATTCACCAGATCTTATGTTACAGGTTACAATTACCGGGCAGCTAATGCTTCTTATGTTAATAGAGGAATTAGAGTCGAAAGGTTTTAAAGTAGTTTCATCAAATACCGATGGTATAGAATACTTCTGTGATAAAGACCGACAAGATGAAGCTGAGGCTATTATATATGATTGGGAGCTTGTAACAGGTATGGTTATGGAACATGGTGTGTATGAAGGTTTATATGCTAGAGATGTTAATAATTATGTTGCTATTTATGATGGTTATGCCAAAGCTAAAGGTGCCTACACTGATTCAAACATAAGAAAAAATGTAGAATATCCTATTGTATATGATGCGATTAAAAAGTATCTTATTGATGGAACAAGCTTCACTGATACAATTGA contains:
- a CDS encoding DUF2800 domain-containing protein, which produces MSTAHAKLSPSQSSRWLKCPGSIGLTADIENKSNSAARRGTTIHQAGEDILNGKSVSPNNGVQISVGNIEFLDQSMYDEAKEYANYVQAICKKDDEHELIVEMVVDLNSIYPEDYDIEDENKSGYADAVIVENGNLHIVDLKTGAGLVSAEENSQLKIYAYGAYEELSVFHDIDNIILHIVQDNERTGGNRTNSWEVTPDEIIDWIEKEVKPLAAEALGDNARCIPGETQCKWCPAASFCEAANKHAEELMDDLFEDIEEDDVKASAQILPIDKVTSFLSNFKFIENLAKSYEGRIYDELAEGNDVDGYKLVKKQTRKKWSDEIAAYEKLKDWCKIDDVAPRKLVTPNQAEKILGKVSTQKANKFNELWIKPEGELIVAPTSDKRPAEKAVADNFEDLDDEL
- a CDS encoding DUF2815 family protein; amino-acid sequence: MYKKIMIKNARLSFPSLFQKSEFEAGKQGKYEATLLFPKSDKKTYKLISDAIEECKTEAKLKRVKDDMLCIKDGDEIFEDKEYDGYEGMWAVKAANSKRPTVIDRDKTPLTEEDDRVYAGCFVNAIISPWAQDNTYGKRINANLLGIQFVKDGEPFGDAVVASDDDFDDIEDDTEEDEDL